A window of Deltaproteobacteria bacterium contains these coding sequences:
- a CDS encoding FMN-binding glutamate synthase family protein, translated as MNLRRPNANEATGTFNRSRDVVPMSGVCTRCVDGCRGGCEAWLAAFRGREVLYPIGFGEISAGADKNYPVDYSHLSIQGYAVGAEGLPKGVEAGPDTAIFPAVNTETEYGWKKKVKMRLPIFTGALGSTEIARRNWEHFAVGAAISGITIVCGENVCGIDPGLELDRKGKVKKSPEMDRRIETYNRYYEGYGEILVQMNVEDTRFGVAEYVLNKHKLDTIELKWGQGAKCIGGEIKVGSLERAIELKKRGYVVLPDPTLPENQAAFKDGAIKEFERHSRVGFVTKEAFLKEVERLRKVGFKRVTLKTGAYSAVELAMALRFGAEAGIDLLTIDGAPGGTGMSPWTMMNEWGIPSFYLHCLTYQFCEELKKKKIKVPDIAVAGGFSSEDGVFKAIAMGSPYVKAVCMGRALMIPGMVGKNIGEWLKAKDLPKTVSKYGTTVEEIFVNYEDLKMKYGKEMKNIPYGAIGLYTFIQKFKAGLQQLLAGSRNFTLSLVSRKDIMSLTEEATKISGIPYVMDAYRKEAEKILSM; from the coding sequence ATGAATCTTAGAAGACCAAATGCAAACGAGGCAACAGGAACATTTAACCGATCGAGAGACGTGGTGCCTATGTCGGGAGTCTGTACGCGATGTGTTGACGGTTGCAGGGGTGGTTGTGAAGCATGGTTGGCAGCGTTCAGGGGGCGTGAGGTACTGTATCCGATTGGCTTTGGGGAAATATCGGCCGGCGCCGACAAAAACTACCCTGTTGATTATTCGCATCTCAGCATCCAGGGTTATGCCGTAGGTGCAGAGGGATTACCAAAAGGCGTTGAAGCTGGTCCCGATACAGCGATCTTTCCTGCTGTAAACACGGAAACAGAATATGGATGGAAGAAAAAGGTGAAGATGCGCCTCCCTATATTTACAGGCGCCTTGGGTTCGACGGAGATTGCCCGTAGAAACTGGGAGCATTTTGCCGTGGGGGCAGCTATTTCCGGTATCACCATTGTGTGCGGCGAGAATGTCTGCGGGATTGATCCTGGGCTTGAGCTGGACAGAAAGGGAAAGGTCAAAAAGTCTCCGGAAATGGATCGCCGTATTGAAACATATAATCGCTACTATGAAGGCTATGGTGAAATCCTCGTGCAGATGAACGTTGAGGATACGAGGTTCGGTGTAGCGGAGTATGTACTCAATAAACATAAACTGGATACAATTGAACTCAAATGGGGACAGGGCGCCAAGTGTATCGGCGGAGAAATTAAGGTCGGTTCCCTGGAAAGGGCAATCGAGCTGAAAAAGAGAGGGTATGTTGTCCTGCCTGATCCGACTCTTCCTGAAAACCAGGCGGCATTCAAAGATGGAGCGATCAAAGAATTCGAGAGACACTCGCGTGTAGGCTTTGTTACCAAAGAAGCCTTTTTGAAGGAAGTAGAACGACTTCGCAAGGTTGGATTCAAAAGGGTTACCCTGAAGACGGGGGCCTATTCGGCTGTCGAACTTGCCATGGCCCTAAGGTTCGGGGCGGAGGCAGGGATAGATCTCCTCACGATAGACGGAGCACCGGGTGGAACGGGCATGAGCCCCTGGACGATGATGAATGAGTGGGGTATCCCCAGCTTTTATCTCCACTGCCTTACTTACCAGTTCTGTGAAGAACTTAAGAAAAAGAAGATTAAAGTTCCCGATATAGCGGTTGCCGGCGGATTCTCATCAGAGGATGGGGTGTTCAAGGCTATAGCAATGGGAAGCCCTTATGTCAAAGCGGTTTGTATGGGAAGGGCCTTGATGATTCCCGGCATGGTCGGGAAAAACATCGGGGAATGGTTAAAGGCGAAAGACCTGCCGAAGACAGTTTCCAAATACGGGACTACCGTGGAAGAGATCTTTGTCAACTACGAAGATCTGAAGATGAAATACGGGAAAGAAATGAAAAATATTCCCTATGGCGCCATAGGCTTGTACACATTCATCCAGAAGTTTAAAGCAGGCCTGCAGCAGCTTCTGGCGGGAAGTAGAAACTTCACACTTTCTCTTGTATCCCGAAAAGATATAATGTCACTGACAGAGGAGGCGACCAAGATATCAGGCATACCCTATGTCATGGATGCTTACCGGAAAGAGGCCGAAAAAATACTATCCATGTAA
- a CDS encoding Glu/Leu/Phe/Val dehydrogenase, producing MVKTSPFSIAKRQLDQCARILNLEPGTHEVLRAPVRELHVSLPVRMDDGAIKVFQAFRVQYNDAKGPTSGGIRFHPEESIDNVRAHAAWMTWKCALLDLPLGGGKGGVICNPKEMSRGELERLSRTYVDRVWQIIGPEQDVPAPDVYTNPQIMAWMLDEYSKLCGKNQFGVITGKPASLGGSEGRSDATARGGLYTVREAAQECGIDLSQATVAIQGYGNAGYHAARLATSLLGCRVLAVSDSKGGIYGKDGLNPEAIGIHKAKTSSVINFPDTKSISNEEILELDVDILIPAAMENVITEANAPKIKARIIAELASGPTTTEADDILHRNGIHVIPDFLCNAGSVTVSYFEMVQNAYMYYWELEDVHKRLDKKMTTAYHSVLNTSRKYNINMRQAAYVVAVERVVEAMKLRGWV from the coding sequence ATGGTTAAAACGAGTCCATTCAGTATTGCCAAGAGACAATTGGATCAATGCGCAAGAATTTTAAATCTGGAACCTGGTACTCATGAAGTGCTTCGGGCACCTGTGCGAGAACTTCATGTATCCTTGCCTGTGCGCATGGATGACGGTGCGATAAAGGTATTCCAGGCTTTCAGAGTCCAGTACAACGATGCAAAAGGTCCGACCAGCGGCGGAATCCGCTTTCACCCGGAAGAATCGATAGATAATGTTCGCGCCCACGCAGCCTGGATGACATGGAAGTGCGCACTTCTCGATTTACCTCTTGGCGGCGGAAAAGGGGGCGTCATCTGCAATCCCAAGGAAATGTCACGGGGGGAACTGGAACGTTTGAGCCGAACATACGTGGACAGAGTATGGCAGATCATCGGTCCTGAACAAGATGTTCCTGCTCCCGACGTATATACAAACCCACAGATCATGGCCTGGATGCTGGATGAGTACTCAAAACTCTGCGGGAAGAATCAGTTTGGCGTCATTACGGGAAAACCGGCGTCTCTCGGCGGTTCCGAAGGCCGTAGCGATGCTACAGCTCGGGGCGGCCTTTATACTGTTCGTGAAGCGGCGCAAGAATGCGGCATTGATCTATCGCAGGCAACAGTCGCGATTCAGGGGTATGGCAATGCAGGCTATCACGCAGCCCGTTTGGCTACATCCTTATTGGGTTGCAGAGTGTTAGCCGTAAGCGACTCCAAAGGCGGTATTTACGGTAAGGACGGGCTCAATCCGGAAGCAATCGGCATCCATAAGGCAAAAACATCTTCAGTCATTAATTTCCCCGACACAAAATCGATATCCAATGAAGAAATCCTGGAACTCGATGTGGACATCCTCATACCTGCTGCCATGGAAAACGTAATAACGGAAGCGAACGCCCCGAAGATCAAAGCAAGGATTATCGCCGAATTAGCCAGCGGACCGACCACTACAGAAGCCGACGATATCCTCCATAGGAACGGCATTCATGTGATACCGGACTTCCTGTGTAATGCCGGAAGTGTTACGGTGTCGTACTTTGAAATGGTTCAAAACGCTTATATGTACTACTGGGAACTGGAAGATGTCCACAAGCGTCTTGATAAGAAAATGACAACGGCATACCATTCAGTCCTCAATACTTCCAGGAAGTATAATATCAATATGCGGCAGGCCGCCTATGTGGTTGCAGTCGAGCGTGTCGTTGAAGCAATGAAACTTCGCGGCTGGGTGTAG
- the mnmG gene encoding tRNA uridine-5-carboxymethylaminomethyl(34) synthesis enzyme MnmG, whose product GLIHVGTVHYPAGRAGEMASIHLAESLRNLGFEMGRMKTGTPPRLRASTIDFSKLERQDSDPDPEPFSFATEKLREERLPSYFSYTTKETHRLIGENIMLSPLYSGAIKGISARYCPSLEDKVMRFSDKDRHPVVLEFEGLDTEEVYAKGLGNSMPQDLQEQIIHSVPGLEEAEVMRSAYAIEYDFVQPTQLRQTLETKLVTGLYLAGQINGTSGYEEAAAQGLWAGINAACAIQGRHPFVLDRSEAYMGVMIDDLVTRGVDEPYRMFTSRAEYRLILREDNATIRLMGKGYELGLISCDHHDRLKEKIRQVEEGIGRLSSIKIYPGAEVNATLHTLGTPSIKNPVTLYQLLKRYEIRYDDLNVFEGWEPITDKLVKKQIQIEAKYEGYIKRQIEAIGKMKTMEGKKIPKNMDYGSVPGLSKELQIKLARVEPATIGQAERIPGMTQSALTAILITMKKMELDAAAMKKNKTPSS is encoded by the coding sequence GGTTTGATCCATGTTGGAACCGTGCATTACCCGGCAGGAAGGGCGGGTGAAATGGCTTCCATTCATCTGGCAGAATCACTGAGAAATCTGGGTTTTGAGATGGGCCGTATGAAGACGGGCACACCTCCGAGGCTGCGTGCATCAACAATCGATTTCTCGAAGCTCGAACGTCAGGACAGCGATCCCGATCCGGAACCGTTTTCCTTTGCCACGGAAAAGTTGCGGGAAGAGAGGCTTCCCTCGTATTTTTCCTATACAACGAAAGAAACCCACCGGCTTATCGGAGAAAATATTATGCTCTCCCCACTCTATTCCGGCGCCATTAAAGGGATAAGCGCCCGCTACTGTCCTTCCCTGGAAGATAAGGTGATGCGTTTCTCCGATAAGGACAGGCATCCCGTTGTTCTGGAATTTGAGGGTCTTGATACAGAGGAGGTCTATGCTAAAGGTCTGGGAAACAGCATGCCCCAAGACCTTCAGGAGCAAATTATTCACAGCGTCCCCGGTCTCGAAGAGGCTGAGGTCATGCGTTCGGCTTACGCCATTGAGTACGATTTTGTGCAGCCTACCCAGCTCAGGCAAACCCTCGAAACGAAACTCGTCACAGGATTGTACCTTGCCGGGCAGATCAACGGTACATCAGGGTATGAGGAAGCGGCCGCGCAGGGACTATGGGCCGGCATCAACGCGGCTTGTGCAATACAGGGGAGGCATCCTTTTGTGCTTGATCGTTCCGAAGCGTATATGGGCGTCATGATCGATGATCTTGTTACCAGGGGTGTGGACGAGCCATACCGGATGTTTACCTCCAGGGCGGAATACCGCCTTATTCTCAGGGAAGATAATGCCACAATCCGCCTCATGGGAAAAGGGTATGAACTCGGTTTGATTTCATGTGATCACCATGACCGCTTGAAGGAAAAAATTCGTCAGGTGGAAGAAGGGATCGGTAGGCTTTCATCCATAAAAATTTACCCCGGTGCAGAGGTCAACGCAACGCTTCACACGCTGGGAACTCCGTCCATTAAGAATCCTGTCACACTGTATCAGCTTTTGAAAAGATACGAGATACGCTATGACGATCTCAATGTCTTTGAGGGATGGGAGCCAATAACCGATAAACTGGTTAAAAAGCAGATCCAGATCGAGGCAAAGTATGAAGGTTACATCAAACGGCAGATTGAAGCGATCGGGAAAATGAAAACGATGGAAGGGAAAAAAATCCCAAAAAATATGGATTACGGCTCCGTACCGGGGCTTTCCAAAGAACTGCAGATAAAGCTCGCCAGGGTAGAACCTGCCACCATAGGACAGGCGGAAAGGATCCCGGGAATGACGCAGTCGGCGCTCACCGCAATCCTGATTACAATGAAAAAGATGGAACTGGACGCGGCTGCCATGAAAAAAAATAAAACACCGTCATCCTGA
- a CDS encoding isoprenylcysteine carboxylmethyltransferase family protein — MRMRFRESIINFVYRKATHLKPPPALADTGPYAYVRNPMMSGMLITLFGVGVFLKSISLSLVFTPVLFAFVIIELKAVEKPELEKRLGEVYLEYKKRVPMFFSFPMFKIKGNLSIVSIYTERQSYF, encoded by the coding sequence ATGAGAATGAGATTTCGCGAAAGCATAATCAATTTTGTATATCGTAAAGCAACTCATCTTAAGCCACCACCTGCGCTGGCGGATACCGGTCCGTATGCCTACGTGAGAAATCCCATGATGTCCGGAATGTTGATTACACTATTCGGGGTGGGAGTATTTTTGAAATCGATCTCACTTTCCCTTGTCTTTACACCCGTTTTATTTGCGTTCGTTATTATCGAATTGAAGGCCGTTGAAAAACCGGAACTTGAAAAGCGTTTGGGTGAGGTTTATCTGGAATATAAGAAGAGGGTTCCCATGTTCTTTTCCTTTCCGATGTTTAAGATTAAAGGGAACCTCAGTATAGTTTCTATTTATACGGAGCGTCAGAGTTATTTTTAA
- a CDS encoding NrpR regulatory domain-containing protein produces MKKLFDPEEIERKIVLILQILKDSGEPVGARLIARRMQDFGVTLSERAVRYHLKIMDEKGLTRLVSRREGRIVTDRGVDEVSHAMVQDKVGLAISRIEILAYRTTFDPVNSCGVLPVNISLFPKDRFKDALKVMRPAFDAGIAVSDLVAVARENGQLGSVTVPAGKVGLATVCSIVINGVLLKAGIPMDSKFAGILQMKDRKPRRFVELIYYSGSSLDPSETFIMAKMTSVRSVLKQGEGNILANFREIPAPCKTLVEELVFKLNKVRIGGVLSIGEVSEPVCQVHVDLNKVGLILTGGLNPIACAQEAGIQTENRGMAAVMDFQDLRKFSDIYRGI; encoded by the coding sequence ATGAAAAAGTTATTTGATCCCGAAGAAATTGAAAGAAAGATAGTCCTCATCCTGCAAATTCTCAAAGATAGCGGGGAGCCCGTTGGCGCAAGGCTTATTGCCAGGCGCATGCAGGATTTCGGTGTAACATTGAGTGAAAGGGCTGTACGGTATCATCTAAAAATTATGGATGAAAAGGGACTGACTCGTCTTGTGAGCAGAAGGGAAGGAAGAATCGTCACGGACAGAGGAGTTGACGAAGTCAGTCATGCAATGGTGCAGGATAAAGTGGGCCTCGCCATCTCACGTATTGAGATTCTGGCTTACAGGACAACCTTTGACCCTGTGAATAGCTGTGGTGTTCTTCCCGTGAATATCTCTCTTTTTCCAAAGGATCGATTTAAAGATGCCTTGAAGGTAATGAGACCGGCCTTTGATGCAGGGATAGCAGTGAGTGACCTCGTGGCGGTTGCCCGTGAGAACGGACAACTGGGCAGTGTTACTGTACCCGCAGGGAAGGTAGGTCTGGCTACGGTCTGCAGTATTGTAATCAATGGCGTTTTGCTGAAGGCCGGCATTCCCATGGACTCAAAATTTGCGGGTATTCTGCAGATGAAAGACAGGAAACCGCGCAGGTTTGTTGAACTTATTTATTATTCCGGCTCCTCACTCGATCCATCAGAAACCTTCATTATGGCAAAAATGACCTCGGTGCGTAGCGTTCTTAAACAGGGAGAGGGTAATATCCTGGCAAACTTCAGGGAAATTCCTGCACCATGCAAGACCCTTGTCGAGGAGCTTGTGTTCAAGCTCAATAAAGTAAGAATAGGCGGCGTTCTTTCCATCGGTGAAGTGAGCGAACCTGTGTGTCAGGTACATGTGGATTTAAATAAAGTGGGACTGATTCTCACAGGAGGACTCAACCCGATTGCCTGCGCACAGGAGGCGGGGATCCAGACAGAAAATCGCGGGATGGCCGCAGTGATGGATTTTCAGGATCTGCGTAAATTTTCCGATATTTACAGGGGGATTTGA
- a CDS encoding sigma 54-interacting transcriptional regulator has translation MTKQIWSPSQVGTAGGKELSIHNYEELAALHAIAKILAQPKELRGQLEQILKELSVRLGMERGMISLLDRETGEAWLDIAHDVNIQGLEVTYKPGEGITGKVAQTGRPMAVANLGKETHFLDRTGARRLLNRSELTFLCVPIIYDARVVGVVSADKVARNVENLDRELAMLSSIAELIARAVHTRALEEENRRLRKIVGRTHSPSVDIIGKSRAMQEVFGLIAQVADTNTTVLINGETGTGKELVARAIHVNSLRKNGPLIYVNCAAMPDTLIESELFGHEKGAFTGALHQRRGRFEEAHGGTIFLDEVGELSAAAQVKVLRVLQEKQIQSLGSSRIVNVNVRVITATNRNLEQDITSGRFRNDLYYRLNVFPIYMPPLRERGTDIIMLADHFVLKFAGELGKPVKRISSPVLESFLAYQWPGNVRELENCVERAVLLATGDTIEVFHLPPSLQLKTKDGEKKEPGKLRNVVESQERTLIINALKETRGNQSKAAQLLGTTKRIAQYKIQKFGIDPWQFRPKRTVSTAHTAENEDS, from the coding sequence ATGACGAAACAAATATGGAGTCCGTCACAGGTTGGTACGGCGGGTGGCAAAGAGTTAAGTATTCATAACTACGAAGAACTCGCCGCTCTCCATGCTATTGCCAAAATCCTGGCACAGCCCAAGGAACTGCGAGGCCAACTGGAACAGATATTGAAGGAGTTGAGCGTTCGGCTGGGTATGGAACGGGGTATGATTTCTCTTCTTGATCGGGAAACAGGGGAAGCCTGGCTTGACATTGCCCATGACGTCAATATTCAGGGACTTGAAGTAACGTATAAACCCGGTGAAGGCATTACCGGAAAAGTGGCACAAACCGGCCGCCCCATGGCGGTTGCCAATCTCGGCAAGGAAACGCACTTTCTTGACCGTACAGGTGCGAGGCGTTTACTGAACAGATCAGAACTTACTTTTCTCTGCGTGCCTATTATCTATGATGCACGGGTCGTCGGCGTGGTATCTGCGGATAAAGTAGCACGCAATGTGGAAAATCTTGATCGCGAACTGGCCATGCTTTCATCAATTGCTGAACTTATTGCCAGAGCTGTCCATACGCGTGCCCTTGAAGAAGAAAACCGCCGCCTGAGAAAGATCGTCGGTCGCACACATTCCCCATCTGTTGATATTATCGGAAAATCCAGGGCCATGCAGGAAGTCTTTGGACTTATCGCCCAGGTAGCGGATACAAACACAACTGTATTGATAAACGGAGAAACCGGCACCGGAAAGGAATTGGTGGCGCGGGCAATCCATGTGAATAGCTTGCGGAAAAACGGTCCCCTTATTTATGTAAATTGTGCCGCCATGCCGGATACCCTTATAGAAAGCGAGCTCTTCGGTCATGAAAAAGGCGCTTTCACGGGAGCTTTGCACCAGAGGAGGGGACGTTTTGAGGAAGCCCATGGCGGTACTATCTTTCTCGATGAAGTCGGCGAACTGTCTGCGGCAGCTCAGGTAAAGGTATTGAGGGTTCTGCAGGAAAAACAAATCCAATCTTTAGGTTCATCGAGGATCGTAAATGTCAATGTTCGCGTTATTACTGCGACAAATCGCAATTTAGAGCAGGACATAACTTCAGGGCGGTTTCGTAACGATTTATATTACCGTCTTAATGTGTTTCCGATTTACATGCCACCCCTTCGGGAGCGGGGCACCGATATAATTATGCTGGCGGATCATTTTGTTTTGAAATTTGCCGGAGAACTCGGAAAACCGGTTAAGCGAATTTCTTCACCCGTACTGGAATCGTTTCTGGCGTATCAATGGCCGGGCAATGTGAGGGAGTTGGAGAACTGTGTGGAAAGGGCCGTCTTACTGGCAACGGGAGATACCATTGAAGTATTTCACCTGCCTCCCTCTCTCCAGTTGAAAACCAAAGATGGAGAAAAGAAAGAACCGGGCAAGTTGAGAAATGTTGTCGAAAGTCAGGAGAGAACTCTTATTATCAATGCCCTGAAGGAAACCCGGGGAAATCAGAGCAAAGCGGCGCAATTACTGGGCACAACAAAGAGAATCGCCCAGTATAAGATTCAAAAATTTGGAATTGACCCCTGGCAGTTTCGCCCGAAGCGGACTGTATCAACAGCACATACGGCTGAAAATGAAGACTCGTAG
- a CDS encoding phosphoenolpyruvate synthase encodes MKTKTIKSGLASLDEVLQGLRYGDNVVWQVDHLDEYKYFAEPFANQAINDGRKCIYLRFAPHPEILESRAGLTIINLNPEVGFDTFSGEVNKIIESFGRETFYVFDNLSALVVRWATDELLANFFQVTCPYLFELDTVAYFALTRGQHSHSAVARIRDTTQLLIDVYHVQGMMYLHPLKVWDRYSPQMFLPHMMSDTALVPVFHSGDAAAVSVRASRKPLHTMSKSIAPWESVFRKLLQYQESEQDLRETTPEISALKQELLRMMIGSHPEFNKLADSHFKISDLLGIRDRLIGSGQIGGKAAGMLLARRILADGEDDEDFSQFLEAHDSFYIGSDVFFTFLVNNDLFRLRLQLTRSSHISRDEFEEVERRFLEGKFPPEIIEQFGSLLDYYGQAPIIVRSSSLLEDSFRNAFAGKYRSEFCANQGSSGERLEAFLKAVKLVYASATNPDALSYRRAMGLEDRDEQMAILVQRVSGMPYKKYFFPSLAGVACSRNLYAWTDRINAKKGLIRLVFGLGTRAVNRVGNDYPRMIAVSHPELRPEYGVRIAKYSQWEADILDLEKNEFVTMFVTDILADRDYPNLHLLVSLLKDDYLIDPFTGRLDSSSEELVLTFNNLIGRTDFIKIMDAMLMKLEKAYGHPLDTEFTSSVDTGGNVRINLLQCRPMTIPGSVGPVTFPDELPKDRILYKSGRTISGGVISDIRYILYIDPKRYAAVEDPDVKKSLGRVVGSINEHPVIVKGKIMMMGPGRWGSSNIDLGVNVSYVDINNTSVLVEMAREEAGHLPEFSYGTHFFLDLVEARIIYLPVYPNEPEADFNNEFFDNSPNVLLDLLPDAAKFTGVIRVIDLPATTGGRYAKVVADPQKQKAICYIE; translated from the coding sequence ATGAAAACAAAAACCATAAAAAGCGGCCTGGCATCACTTGATGAGGTACTTCAGGGTCTACGGTATGGTGACAATGTCGTATGGCAGGTGGACCATCTCGATGAGTATAAATATTTCGCCGAGCCGTTTGCAAATCAGGCTATTAACGATGGGCGGAAATGCATTTATCTCCGTTTTGCACCTCACCCGGAGATCCTTGAATCACGAGCCGGACTTACCATAATCAATTTGAATCCGGAAGTTGGTTTCGATACCTTTAGTGGGGAAGTCAATAAGATTATCGAATCATTTGGCAGAGAAACCTTCTACGTATTTGATAATCTCTCTGCTCTCGTCGTTCGCTGGGCAACCGACGAGCTGCTGGCAAACTTTTTCCAGGTTACATGTCCCTATCTCTTTGAACTGGATACAGTTGCGTATTTTGCTTTGACACGCGGCCAGCATTCCCACAGCGCCGTCGCAAGGATCAGAGACACGACCCAGTTGCTAATCGACGTCTACCACGTACAGGGAATGATGTATCTCCATCCGCTGAAAGTGTGGGACAGATACTCTCCGCAGATGTTTCTTCCTCACATGATGTCTGACACAGCACTGGTTCCTGTCTTTCACAGCGGGGATGCCGCCGCGGTATCCGTAAGGGCCAGCAGAAAACCTCTCCACACAATGTCGAAATCGATAGCCCCGTGGGAAAGCGTATTCAGGAAACTGTTGCAATACCAGGAGTCGGAGCAGGATTTGCGGGAAACCACACCGGAGATCTCCGCCCTCAAGCAGGAGCTTTTACGGATGATGATAGGGAGCCATCCCGAATTCAACAAGCTGGCAGACTCCCATTTCAAAATCAGTGATCTTCTGGGTATCAGGGACCGATTGATCGGATCCGGTCAGATTGGTGGAAAGGCAGCGGGGATGCTTCTGGCACGGCGTATCCTGGCCGATGGGGAGGATGATGAAGATTTTTCACAATTCCTCGAAGCTCACGATTCATTTTATATAGGGTCAGATGTTTTCTTTACCTTCCTGGTAAATAATGACCTTTTTCGTCTGCGCTTGCAGTTGACCCGTAGTTCCCACATCTCTCGTGATGAATTTGAAGAAGTGGAAAGGCGTTTCCTCGAAGGCAAGTTCCCCCCAGAGATCATTGAACAGTTTGGCAGCCTGTTGGATTACTACGGACAGGCGCCGATTATTGTCAGGTCCAGCAGCCTCCTGGAAGATAGTTTTCGCAATGCCTTTGCCGGCAAGTACCGTAGTGAATTTTGCGCAAATCAGGGCAGTTCCGGGGAACGCCTGGAAGCGTTTTTGAAGGCTGTGAAACTTGTCTATGCCAGCGCCACGAACCCGGACGCACTATCCTACCGGCGGGCCATGGGACTGGAGGACAGAGATGAACAGATGGCTATCCTGGTGCAGCGTGTTTCAGGAATGCCGTATAAAAAATACTTCTTCCCGAGCCTCGCCGGTGTTGCCTGTTCGCGGAATCTTTATGCCTGGACAGATCGCATAAATGCGAAAAAGGGATTGATCCGTCTTGTATTCGGACTGGGGACGCGGGCTGTGAACAGGGTCGGAAATGATTATCCCAGGATGATAGCCGTAAGTCATCCGGAACTCAGACCGGAGTATGGAGTTCGTATTGCAAAGTATTCCCAATGGGAGGCGGATATCCTTGATTTGGAAAAAAATGAATTCGTAACCATGTTTGTAACAGATATATTGGCCGACCGGGACTACCCGAATCTTCACCTTCTCGTGTCCTTACTGAAAGATGACTATCTGATCGATCCCTTCACAGGACGACTGGACAGCTCCTCAGAGGAGCTTGTCCTTACATTTAACAACCTGATCGGTCGTACGGATTTCATAAAGATCATGGACGCTATGCTGATGAAGCTCGAAAAAGCCTACGGACATCCGTTGGACACAGAATTTACTTCTTCCGTCGATACCGGCGGCAATGTCCGGATCAATCTGCTGCAATGCCGACCGATGACTATACCGGGATCGGTCGGTCCGGTGACCTTTCCCGATGAGTTGCCTAAGGATCGCATACTGTACAAATCAGGCCGTACCATAAGTGGAGGGGTTATTTCCGACATCCGCTATATTCTGTACATTGACCCTAAACGTTATGCTGCCGTTGAGGACCCGGATGTGAAAAAGTCCCTGGGTCGGGTTGTCGGATCTATCAATGAGCACCCAGTGATTGTCAAAGGCAAGATAATGATGATGGGACCGGGCAGATGGGGAAGCAGCAATATTGATCTTGGCGTCAATGTAAGTTACGTCGATATAAATAATACATCTGTTCTTGTTGAAATGGCTCGTGAGGAGGCAGGGCACCTACCTGAATTTTCTTACGGCACTCACTTTTTTCTGGACTTGGTAGAGGCAAGGATTATTTATTTGCCGGTTTATCCAAATGAGCCGGAAGCAGATTTCAATAATGAGTTCTTCGATAACTCACCCAATGTTCTCTTAGACCTCCTGCCAGATGCTGCAAAATTCACAGGTGTGATTCGGGTTATTGATCTGCCGGCGACAACCGGAGGACGATATGCTAAAGTTGTTGCCGATCCGCAGAAACAGAAAGCAATTTGCTATATTGAGTGA